Proteins from a single region of Artemia franciscana chromosome 20, ASM3288406v1, whole genome shotgun sequence:
- the LOC136040211 gene encoding zinc finger protein 271-like isoform X2 — protein MDTPNVFGITAVKQEIEDPLPNDDKSLFGYTNPILLPVEGSNLVNFFQDISTKLEPNSNPVKPEPNADVDCDNPRSHTVKKPFECDMCRKCFPTNSLLIRHQTTHSGEKPFKRDMCDKTFRVKCNLSSHRRTHTGEKPFKCDMCDKTFCKNSHLTYHRRSHTGEKPFKCDVCDKTFDQKSNLSKHQVTHTEEKPFKCLTCQKAFRQKSHLSDHQRIHTGEKPYKCLTCQKAFRQISHLSDHQRIHTRK, from the exons ATGGACACTCCCAACGTCTTTGGAATCACTGCTGTGAAGCAAG aaattgAAGATCCTCTACCAAATGATGACAAAAGTCTGTTTGGATATACTAATCCTATTCTATTACCTGTGGAGGGTAGTAATcttgtgaatttttttcaagacatatCTACCAAGCTCGAACCTAATTCCAACCCTGTGAAACCGGAGCCAAATGCTGACGTGGACTGTG ATAACCCAAGAAGCCACACTGTGAAAAAACCGTTCGAATGTGATATGTGCAGGAAATGTTTTCCTACGAATTCTCTTTTAATTCGTCATCAAACAACGCATagtggagaaaaacctttcaaacGTGATATGTGTGATAAAACATTCCGCGTAAAATGCAATCTATCTTCTCATCgaagaactcatactggagaaaaacctttcaaatgtgaCATGTGTGATAAAACATTCTGCAAAAATTCTCACCTAACTTATCATCGAAGAAGTcacactggagaaaaacctttcaaatgtgaCGTATGTGATAAAACATTCGATCAAAAATCGAACCTATCGAAACATCAAGTAACTCACACTGaggaaaaacctttcaaatgttTGACATGTCAGAAAGCATTTCGTCAAAAATCTCATCTATCTGatcatcaaagaattcatacCGGAGAAAAACCTTACAAATGTTTGACATGTCAGAAAGCATTTCGTCAAATATCTCATCTATCTGatcatcaaagaattcatacTAGAAAATAA
- the LOC136040211 gene encoding zinc finger protein 233-like isoform X1, with translation MDTPNVFGITAVKQEIEDPLPNDDKSLFGYTNPILLPVEGSNLVNFFQDISTKLEPNSNPVKPEPNADVDCEPKDESSNNNKCIFPLLSMKHDDSLLASSSATFADCKPSSGHLKIESQSGEDKDNPRSHTVKKPFECDMCRKCFPTNSLLIRHQTTHSGEKPFKRDMCDKTFRVKCNLSSHRRTHTGEKPFKCDMCDKTFCKNSHLTYHRRSHTGEKPFKCDVCDKTFDQKSNLSKHQVTHTEEKPFKCLTCQKAFRQKSHLSDHQRIHTGEKPYKCLTCQKAFRQISHLSDHQRIHTRK, from the exons ATGGACACTCCCAACGTCTTTGGAATCACTGCTGTGAAGCAAG aaattgAAGATCCTCTACCAAATGATGACAAAAGTCTGTTTGGATATACTAATCCTATTCTATTACCTGTGGAGGGTAGTAATcttgtgaatttttttcaagacatatCTACCAAGCTCGAACCTAATTCCAACCCTGTGAAACCGGAGCCAAATGCTGACGTGGACTGTG AACCTAAAGATGAGTCATCAAACAACAATAAATGTATTTTCCCTTTACTATCAATGAAACACGATGACAGTCTTTTGGCTAGTTCTTCTGCCACATTTGCAGATTGCAAACCTAGTTCTGGTCACCTTAAAATAGAGTCACAAAGTGGCGAGGACAAAG ATAACCCAAGAAGCCACACTGTGAAAAAACCGTTCGAATGTGATATGTGCAGGAAATGTTTTCCTACGAATTCTCTTTTAATTCGTCATCAAACAACGCATagtggagaaaaacctttcaaacGTGATATGTGTGATAAAACATTCCGCGTAAAATGCAATCTATCTTCTCATCgaagaactcatactggagaaaaacctttcaaatgtgaCATGTGTGATAAAACATTCTGCAAAAATTCTCACCTAACTTATCATCGAAGAAGTcacactggagaaaaacctttcaaatgtgaCGTATGTGATAAAACATTCGATCAAAAATCGAACCTATCGAAACATCAAGTAACTCACACTGaggaaaaacctttcaaatgttTGACATGTCAGAAAGCATTTCGTCAAAAATCTCATCTATCTGatcatcaaagaattcatacCGGAGAAAAACCTTACAAATGTTTGACATGTCAGAAAGCATTTCGTCAAATATCTCATCTATCTGatcatcaaagaattcatacTAGAAAATAA